In Nicotiana tabacum cultivar K326 chromosome 17, ASM71507v2, whole genome shotgun sequence, one DNA window encodes the following:
- the LOC107816468 gene encoding thioredoxin-like protein CXXS1, with amino-acid sequence MEDQEQGTKSRVMKVDSKESWDFHVNQATVQGSPIVAHFTAAWCIPSVAMNPFMEELASMYQNTISFLTIDVDEVKEVASKYEVKAMPTFLLLKDGVPVDKLIGANPDEIRKRVQSLAQSNPTDIA; translated from the exons ATGGAAGACCAAGAGCAGGGGACCAAGTCAAGAGTTATGAAGGTAGACTCTAAGGAATCATGGGATTTCCATGTTAATCAAGCCACTGTTCAAGGATCCCCT ATTGTGGCACACTTTACTGCTGCTTGGTGTATTCCCTCTGTGGCAATGAACCCCTTTATGGAGGAGTTGGCTTCTATGTACCAAAATACTATTTCTTTTCTCACAATTGATGTGGATGAGGTCAAG GAGGTGGCTAGCAAATATGAGGTGAAAGCCATGCCAACATTTCTGCTGCTGAAAGATGGAGTGCCAGTTGACAAGCTAATTGGTGCAAATCCAGATGAGATAAGGAAAAGGGTCCAGAGTCTTGCTCAGTCCAACCCTACAGATATAGCCTAG